The following is a genomic window from Leishmania braziliensis MHOM/BR/75/M2904 complete genome, chromosome 6.
CTTTGCGTGGTTGCATGTGCGCTCTCGAGTCGTTACGCAGAACGTCCCACGCACATATGCTCAACAATTTGGATTCACCAGTGCATTAGCTTCGATGCCTCTGCGTGATGCCGGCTTGACGTGCCTGCATGACACACAgtcgacccccccccccgtgtTCCTTCACTCCCGCCTCGCCCTATGCCGCTGCATTCGCGCCTGCACATGGGTGAATGAGTGAgccggagagagagggtgtgtgtgtgtccacaGTGGACATCATTCGTGTGAGCTACTCACGCGCCTgtcggtctctctctctctttcgatCCTCGTCTCAGCACATACAGCAAGGATACCCACCCTCCCGcctgcagacacacacacacacacacacgcaccccaCTTGCGGTTTCGCCTGTGATGCTGTTGAAATCTTCTCCCTGTTTGCAGGCGagtgatgcgctgctgctctcatCCCGCACGTCTTAGTTGGCGCCTTTCGTTTTACCTCTTCAGCATTACGTGCGTGACGTGatgtgcccctccctcccccctccctcgctcattagcgctcttctcttccatcCTTTCCCTTGCATGAGTGTGTatgtttctctttcacccCCTGCTCGcacccgccccaccccacccctcccctctcttcgttcCTCTACCCATTTTGTggagtgtgcgtgcgcataCCGGCGCAGGTGCGGAGGAGGCACTTCACGCGCACAGCGACATGCATCATCGCCTCCACTCTCCTGCTTCCTATGCCCTTTTAcgccctcttcttccgccCTGGCTCCGCACTGCGTCGTTGAAAGACCCCACAAAGACAACCGAGCGAAGTCTCCGCCCGCATATGCTCCTGGGCCTGCATCACCCATAACACGAATGAATTTCTACACTCGTTGAGTCGTGCAGGAGCGCAcacctcccccactctctgtctctctctgcggaGAGTGGATAAAGGTGCGCACGACACCACCTCTTATCCGCCCTACATGCACACAACGCTGCCATCACGGATCCCGCCTACCTTCTCTCAACTCCGGGCTCCACCCTTCCAACATCTCTGAGGGTTCAGCTGCTCCGCGACTTTGTGCGTCTGTATGCGTCTGAGCACACAGAGACGCGGTGGCCGCCCATCTACTCCTCCACCCTCTTCCCGCCTCCTTCATCTTCGAAAGCAGCACACaacccctttctctctccctctcactcgcCCAGAAGTGTTCTTAGGCCTACCCGTAAGCTCCTTCGCCGCTCTTCTGCTCTCCACCCGTGAAGCTGCTCAGCAcatctcccctccctctccccgccgccatcgccgcctctctcccccgttCTGTCGCTCAGCTGCCACTTGCCGTGCCCGCGCCTCGGCTGCCCGAAACATGCGCTCCACTGCGAAGGCGATGGTGGCGCTGTGCaggacgccgctgcgcatggcGGGGTCGGTGGCCACGGGTGTGTTCTTCGGCGCGTCGATGCCCGCGGCGCAGTCCGCGACCGGCCTCTCGTTCGGCCtcacagagcagcagctgcagtacCAGGAGAcggcgcgcagcttcgccaAGGATAAGATGATCCCGGTGGCGGCGGAGTACGACCGGTCGATGAAGTACCCCCACGAGGTGTACAAGCAGGCGTGGGAGCTTGGCTTGACGAACATGCACATCCCTGAAAAGTACGGCGGGCTCGGCGCCAGCGTGATGGACGGATTGAttgtgcaggaggagctggccTACGCGTGCACGGGCATGGCGACTGCGTTCGATGGCAACAACCTCGCCGAGGCCCCGCTCCTGATCGCCGGCACGGAcgcgcagaagaagaagtACCTCGGCCGCATGGTGgaggagccgctgctggctgCGTACTGCGTGACGGAGCCGACGGGTGGGTCGGACGTGGCTGGGCTGAAGACGACCGCGAGGAAGGAGGGCGACCGGTGGGTGATCAACGGCTCGAAGATGTGGATCACGAACGGCGGCGTGGCGAGCTGGTACTTTGTGCTGGCGCGCAGCGAGGGCGGCTACACCGGCTTCATCGTGGACGCCAACGCGCCTGGCGTGACGCgcggggagaaggaggtgatgcttggccagcgctgcagcgacacacgCGGCATCACGTTCGAGAACGTGGTGGTGCCGGAGGAGAACGTGGTGGGCGAGCCCGGCAAGGGCTTCCAGGTTGCCATGAGGGTGTTCGACTTCACACGCTCCTCAGtggccatcgccgccgtcgggCTGTCCCGCCGCGCCACGGACGAGGCGACGAGGTACGCTCGCGAGCGCGTGACGATGGGCAAGCCGATTGCGCAGCATCAGGCCGTCGCGTTCATGCTGGCAGAGATGGCGGCTGGCGTGGAGGCGTGTCGACTCATGACGTACCGTGCTGGCTGGGATACGGACCAGGGCCGCCGCAACACGTACTACGCTTCGTGCGCCAAGATGATGGCGGCCAACCTTGCGGAGAAGTGCGCGACAAACGCGGTGCAGATCTTCGGCGGCAACGGCTACAACACCGGCTACCCGGTGGAGAAGCTGTACCGCGACTGCAAGATCTTCTCCATCTACGAGGGCACGACGCAGATCCAGCACACGATCGTCAGTCGCTACGTGACGGgcatgcgctgctgagcgcaGCGAGCCACGGGTGCGCCGTCAAGCGTTCCGGCAGCGCGCAGCCGTGCGGTTTAATCATACGTCTCGAGCGTCTGCACGTGTTGCTCCCGTGTGGTGGACTTGTTTGAACTGTACTGCGCACCTCTCTGGGTTGTTGATGCTGGGTGGAAGCTGAGGTGTGTTGCTTGCAGCGCTTGAGAGCATACCGAGCGCGGGAGACGGAGGGCTCGTGCTAGCGTGGGTGCCTCTGCCACGTGGCTGGCGCGGATATGAACGGTGTCCCAACTGTCATCGTTTCCACCGTCGTCAGCCGGCACGCGTGCGCCTCCCGTAAAGCGAAAGTGGTGTTTCTGCCGGAACAgtgctgcccccccccccccccccNNNNNNNNNNNNNNNNNNNNNNNNNNNNNNNNNNNNNNNNNNNNNNNNNNNNNNNNNNNNNNNNNNNNNNNNNNNNNNNNNNNNNNNNNNNNNNNNNNNNCCTGCGGGTATGGCCTCGGtgtcactctctctctgccttcttccACCACTTCTCtcactccccacccctcctcccgctgGCGAAGCCAAGACAGTGTTTACCTGTGCTCAACACAGACTCACAGGCTTGTCGAGTAGCTTTGCGCTGCTTGACAatctttcccctcttttccctgtcTCCTcgtctttcctctctgctTCAACCCACACCCCTCTCGACTGCAGCACTGAACACACATCCCTCCcgcctccctcacacacgcacacacacacacacacatcaggAATAAAACGAGTGAGAGTGGGGAACGCATtgacagctgcagcggggtgggtggggtggagggcGTGCACGCTTTTTATCCTTCGCGTCTTCCTCCGCGTCGGCCGGAATCACAGCGCACATTCGTTGCAGCGGTGCTCACTTCGccatcttctctctcttttccatctGTTGGGTCCGAAAAGGCGCCAGTCTGAGCGATTTCATCAGCGGCGACAGCCGAGTGtttgcgcagcacctctccCTGGGCGCAACGTGTGCAGTTGCTCCCAAAGTGAAGGCCTCACCCTTTTGAGCGCGTGATGGAGGTGAAACTGGGCACCATCATTAGCCGCTTCGCCTTCATCCTTCCTAGTCTCTACGATGATGGCCGTGATGACTACGGCGCTGTCGTGTCTTCTTCaagcgatgaggaggacaCCGAAGACGGCCGTCGCGGTGCCTGCAGTAGTGCGACATACCGTGATGAAACGGAAAGGACTGCAGCGGTGACACCGACCGGCTCGAGAGTGAACCTCACATCCTCCGGcacgccggcgccaccggcAGAGAGGTTGGGCCTCACAGGCGCATACGCGTTCGTGGGTTACGGCAGTGCTTTATCGTCTGCGTCGTTGACCacgtcatcgtcatcgttgTGTGGGCTTGATCGTGGTGCGTCGGTGCACCTTCCGGATCTTGTTCTGCTGGCGGCGCGTGCTTGGAACGTGGAGCTTCACCGCGGCTCGACGGGTGCTGCGAGTCACTGCGTGCTGCGGCTACCTCCGTGTGTCGTCGGCACTACGCTCTACCGCGGCCCggtggtgtgcgtgctggCATCCGGGGTAGTGCGCATGACGACACACGGGAGTGTGGCGGCAACGGAGGTGCTCGCGCGTCGCGTCCGCGGCGTACTGCAAGAGGCCTGCAAGCCGTTAGCGGTCCGCAGGGCAGCGCGGGAGGAATCACAGTTGCTGCGGGCAGTCCTGGACGACTCCCTACTGAGTATAGTGGAGGACGAAGACGAAGACGAGGTCTGTGAGCGACGTCCCTACTCTGCTGTACTAAGGGCTGAGATGGGGCTACCTAGCAACGGCATGCCGCGGACAACCACGCTGGCTGGGGATGCGAGGACGAACGATCAACGCAGCCGCAAATCTGTCTGTGGGTCTTCGTCGACTGCTGCTAGAACAAGGGCCCTGGCAGCTGACAAGGCGGGCCATGATCGGTCAACGCTCGCCTTGACTCCATCTATGCCCTGCACGGAGTCGTGCACGATTGACTTTGTGCAAGCGGTGGCGACCCCGCGCTGGGACGAGATCGCTGGCTTGCGCGCCGCTCTCTTCACGCCAGCCTCCGGATCCCTTGGCAGtgaggacggcggcggcgtcgatgTGGCCAAAGGGGATCGGGACGCTGGCGCAGTACCTCGTGTGCCGGTGCGACGCGCGAGTGTAAACGTTCGTGGTGATGCGCCGATggagtggtggcggtggtacCTCGACGTGCAGGCCGATGACCGCGGCGTCGGTGCAGGCGACCTCAATCGCATTGCCCCCAGTGGGGGAGGCACCgtgtccgctgctgctgccaatTCAGGGAAACCCTTGTTTGGGGGCCTCGGTGGGGCGCCATTGCGGGCCGTTTGTCTGCAGCGGTCCGAACTTAACGACGATATCGTCAATGAAGGCGTCCCAGCGGAGAGCCGTCCCCACGAGATGACAGGCTTCTGGACCTGCGCTGGGTATGCGGACGCATCTCCGGCTGCTGCCTCGAAGTTCGTGCActtcctgcagcgccgacgcgCGTTGCTGGCACACCACGTCGTTTCCTTCAAGCTGCGCCGTCAGGCCACCCAGAACAGTCTTCAAATCCTACTGAACTGGCGAACGACCACCTCACCGTCATCATCGCTGCCCCTCTCtgcaacgccgccgctgacggtgcCGCTAACAGGACACCCGCTGCTCGCTCGAGGGTTGGTGGGGAggtcgacggcagcgacgcaaCCGCCGCCTGACTTAGGCCCTCCGCCTGGCCCTGCTGCGGAAAGCACAGAATGCAAAAGTGGCAACGCCTGGGTGACCGAGGCGAGCGCGGCAAACTTCTTCATCGAGTCGACCTTCATTGCCGAGTCAACGGCGCCGTATGGATTGGAGAGCGTGCGGAGGTCGACGGATCAGAACTCGCCTGCCGAGCCCGCGCTACCAGCGAGCAGGGCGTCGGGCGATGGAAAGGCAGAGAACGAGGCGTGCCGTACTGTTTTGACCTCGGGTGGCGGTCGTGACAGCATGTCGCTGTTCCCCGAGCATGATATGGGCCACTCCGTGGTGCGCTACGACGACAGGTCCGTCACCAAGGCTGTGCCCGAAAAGCGCgggcgcggagctgcggcgTTCAGAACATCGgggacgaagagagaggcggcgacagtggcggtggagcaTGTCACGTGCGTCATTCACCGCACCGGCCGCGTGCAGATGACCGCCGCCTCGgagctggcgctgcggcagatgTGTGCCACGCTGCTCATTCCCTTCTTGGTGGCtacggcggaggtggagctCTGATGCATGTCATGCAGCGACGCGACCAcgcactcctcctctccccttcccgcACCAGACttgtctttctttccttgCGCGTGCTGTCGTGGACAAGGAGTGGCCACCGGGATCACTCGCCCTCATTTTGCATTCCTGCCGTCATGATTAGCGCTCTCTGAGTCtttgctgtgtgtgcgtgtgtgtgacaaGCGGCAAGACACCCATGATGAGCCTCCGTGAGCGACACCGCGGCCACTCCCACTGTGTTCCTTCCACATTCCTGGGCTAACTTCTACGGCTCCTCTTCGTCGCCGTTCTCCTCCCCTATCCACCGCATCCGCTTGGCCCCTTCACACTCGCGCTCGCCCACCACACGCCCTTCGACCCGAATCCGCcgcagaaagaggaggggcaagacgagagaggcgaagggcGGCACTGTCTCCAACGGCACACAGGTGGTGCTGCCTGACCATCGCTTTGCCACTACGTCAGCACTGCCGGCGACTCCGCCTTCACTTTTTTCACGCCACGCGGCTCCCCGGTACATCTGGCGCGTCTTTTCCCGAGCTCACCGGAACACTCGCCGCGGGTCGCTAGGCGGTGTGGCTTGACGCTTAAAGTCTCTTGGCTTCCTTCGCCGCTCTTCTGCTCTCCACCCGTGAAGCTGCTCAGCAcatctcccctccctctccccgccgccatcgccgcctctctcccccgttCTGTCGCTCAGCTGCCACTTGCCGTGCCCGCGCCTCGGCTGCCCGAAACATGCGCTCCACTGCGAAGGCGATGGTGGCGCTGTGCaggacgccgctgcgcatggcGGGGTCGGTGGCCACGGGTGTGTTCTTCGGCGCGTCGATGCCCGCGGCGCAGTCCGCGACCGGCCTCTCGTTCGGCCtcacagagcagcagctgcagtacCAGGAGAcggcgcgcagcttcgccaAGGATAAGATGATCCCGGTGGCGGCGGAGTACGACCGGTCGATGAAGTACCCCCACGAGGTGTACAAGCAGGCGTGGGAGCTTGGCTTGACGAACATGCACATCCCTGAAAAGTACGGCGGGCTCGGCGCCAGCGTGATGGACGGATTGAttgtgcaggaggagctggccTACGCGTGCACGGGCATGGCGACTGCGTTCGATGGCAACAACCTCGCCGAGGCCCCGCTCCTGATCGCCGGCACGGAcgcgcagaagaagaagtACCTCGGCCGTATGGTGgaggagccgctgctggctgCGTACTGCGTGACGGAGCCGACGGGCGGGTCGGACGTGGCTGGGCTGAAGACGACCGCGAGGAAGGAGGGCGACCGGTGGGTGATCAACGGCTCGAAGATGTGGATCACGAACGGCGGCGTGGCGAGCTGGTACTTTGTGCTGGCGCGCAGCGAGGGCGGCTACACCGGCTTCATCGTGGACGCCAATGCGCCTGGCGTGACGCgcggggagaaggaggtgatgcttggccagcgctgcagcgacacacgCGGCATCACGTTCGAGAACGTGGTGGTGCCGGAGGAGAACGTGGTGGGCGAGCCCGGCAAGGGCTTCCAGGTTGCCATGAGGGTGTTCGACTTCACACGCTCCTCAGtggccatcgccgccgtcgggCTGTCCCGCCGCGCCACGGACGAGGCGACGGGGTACGCTCGCGAGCGCGTGACGATGGGCAAGCCGATTGCGCAGCATCAGGCCGTCGCGTTCATGCTGGCAGAGATGGCGGCTGGCGTGGAGGCGTGCCGGCTCATGACGTACCGTGCTGGCTGGGATACGGACCAGGGCCGCCGCAACACATACTACGCTTCGTGCGCCAAGATGATGGCGGCCAACCTTGCGGAGAAGTGCGCGGCAAACGCGGTGCAGATCTTCGGCGGCAACGGCTACAACACCGGCTACCCGGTGGAGAAGCTGTACCGCGACTGCAAGATCTTCTCCATCTACGAGGGCACGACGCAGATCCAGCACACGATCGTCAGTCGCTACGTGACGGgcatgcgctgctgagcgcaGCGAGTCACGGGTGCGCCGTCAAGCGTTCCGGCAGCGCGCAGCCGTGCGGCTTCATAATACCTCTGGAGCGTCTGCACGTATGTGTTTGGGCCTCTGCGGGGAGGCCAGGAGGTCACACCTGAGCCGATGACGTGTAGGGTGCATGGTGGCTCGTTGCCTGCTTTAGCGGTGGCAAGTATTATGCTGGTCAACAGCGTCGTCTGGTGGAGTTATGCTCTAGGTGAGAGAGTGAAGTGGAGTGGTGAGCGCGCAAGCCTTGCTAAGCCGGTGACGTTGAGGTTGCGTTTTAGCATTGGCGTGGATGTGTGGCCGGGGAAGCTGAGCTTTTCTTCGCCCCCCTATCCGttctctttgcttctcttgctACCGGGGCACTGCTGATGAGGCAAGTGAACGTGCTAGCTCCAGACGAAAGGCACCagcgcgtgcacacacacccacccacagacacacacaagggGCAAGGGGAAGATAAAGCGAGAGCTGTTGGGACAGCGGTTGCGGGCGCTGGCCGGTGGAACTGGGGTTGGTCAGTTTGGTTTTATCTCcgttctttctctctggATGCAGGGTTAGCTGCTAGGCAAAGTCACTGTGTTGATATACCGTTGCCACGGTCGAGGCGGCAGGCGGTGATGCCATACACGTCTTAGCCGTTCAGCTCTTGAGGTAGTCACTCTCCATatttctcgttctctctgtATTTCCTTCGCTGGCCTTTTTAGCCACAgcccactccctcccccttccctttcacCTTTGCAGATTTCTACGATCAGCTGAATGTGCGGGCACATGCGCGTTTGAGCGACCCGTCGTCTTCATCCGCGCGGCCCACAAGGGCAGAGGCTTAAAGACCCGCCATCGCACAGACCGACAGCCCTGCGTAGGTCACACACAACGCCACTTGCACTCAcgggaggggaagagggggcggAGCAGCGACCGTGTGCGAGTGcttaagagagagagggaccTGCTGAGGTATTGGGGCTGTCAGGTCCGATGTAGTGTCAAGGGAAGCGAGGAAGATAGCGAAGCCGATCTCCGCTTTTCTCTGCATCCTCTTGTCCCCGACTGTGTATAACTCGCTGTTCTCCAGAGAGCACATTTGCCTCATCGCCGTCTTCGTCGTCAtcctccttctctcacttccctctcctgacattcccttctctctctctctctcttgcgtcCGCGACACCCCTACACACCTCACGTCACCCCGCCCTGGGCCCTTCGGTGTCAACGGTGGCCCGTGTctctgtccccccccccctccctgccgCTTATCGCTTCCGTGTTGGTTTACTTCCGCAATCGACGTAATGACACACGCcgaggcagccgccgccggtaCTACACGGCGCATTTTTGTAGACaaacccccctcccctcccctccccccccNNNNNNNNNNNNNNNNNNNNNNNNNNNNNNNNNNNNNNNNNNNNNNNNNNNNNNNNNNNNNNNNNNNNNNNNNNNNNNNNNNNNNNNNNNNNNNNNNNNNCCGACGCCCCCCGtacaccatcaccaccaccatagACGGAGTGGATAGGGACGAGTGAAACGACGCTTGCTCGTCCCCCTGCcactcctttcctctcctttcctcttctcccctcctcccccctctctctaaTTCTCGCCCTCTCGAGTTCCATCGGCGAGTCATACGTACACACCGGCAACAACAGACAAGAAACACACGCGGGCCTGAGCGTGCGGGGGCTTTGCCGTAGCCTGCACGTTGATACTCATTCCTTTCACAGCCCCCGTGTCACAGAGAACGAACTCTTCGCTTCCCCCTTCTACTtacaccgccacctccgctaCTCACACTTCATACCGTCCACCCCcagtcgctgctgtcttgcgcgcgcgctctctctttcgtatTGTGCGCGTTCTTCGCCTTCCTCGCCTCCGCTTCGCGGGTGATTTTCTGTTCCACAGAGAGCCGCTGACGGTGAAGGCGGCCCGGAGGACTCCTTGTAAAGCACCgtaggggaagggggaacgGAGACTGAGAGGGACGGCGTAGTGGGCCTGCGCACGCGCTT
Proteins encoded in this region:
- a CDS encoding putative acyl-coenzyme a dehydrogenase, which codes for MRLSTQRRGGRPSTPPPSSRLLHLRKQHTTPFSLPLTRPEVFLGLPVSSFAALLLSTREAAQHISPPSPRRHRRLSPPFCRSAATCRARASAARNMRSTAKAMVALCRTPLRMAGSVATGVFFGASMPAAQSATGLSFGLTEQQLQYQETARSFAKDKMIPVAAEYDRSMKYPHEVYKQAWELGLTNMHIPEKYGGLGASVMDGLIVQEELAYACTGMATAFDGNNLAEAPLLIAGTDAQKKKYLGRMVEEPLLAAYCVTEPTGGSDVAGLKTTARKEGDRWVINGSKMWITNGGVASWYFVLARSEGGYTGFIVDANAPGVTRGEKEVMLGQRCSDTRGITFENVVVPEENVVGEPGKGFQVAMRVFDFTRSSVAIAAVGLSRRATDEATRYARERVTMGKPIAQHQAVAFMLAEMAAGVEACRLMTYRAGWDTDQGRRNTYYASCAKMMAANLAEKCATNAVQIFGGNGYNTGYPVEKLYRDCKIFSIYEGTTQIQHTIVSRYVTGMRC
- a CDS encoding putative acyl-coenzyme a dehydrogenase — protein: MRSTAKAMVALCRTPLRMAGSVATGVFFGASMPAAQSATGLSFGLTEQQLQYQETARSFAKDKMIPVAAEYDRSMKYPHEVYKQAWELGLTNMHIPEKYGGLGASVMDGLIVQEELAYACTGMATAFDGNNLAEAPLLIAGTDAQKKKYLGRMVEEPLLAAYCVTEPTGGSDVAGLKTTARKEGDRWVINGSKMWITNGGVASWYFVLARSEGGYTGFIVDANAPGVTRGEKEVMLGQRCSDTRGITFENVVVPEENVVGEPGKGFQVAMRVFDFTRSSVAIAAVGLSRRATDEATGYARERVTMGKPIAQHQAVAFMLAEMAAGVEACRLMTYRAGWDTDQGRRNTYYASCAKMMAANLAEKCAANAVQIFGGNGYNTGYPVEKLYRDCKIFSIYEGTTQIQHTIVSRYVTGMRC